A genomic stretch from Lathyrus oleraceus cultivar Zhongwan6 chromosome 2, CAAS_Psat_ZW6_1.0, whole genome shotgun sequence includes:
- the LOC127118017 gene encoding 1-aminocyclopropane-1-carboxylate oxidase, with amino-acid sequence MMNFPIISLERLNGEERKHTMEKIKDACENWGFFELVNHGIPHDLMDTLERLTKEHYRKCMEQRFREFVSNRGLDAVQTEVKDMDWESTFHVRHLPESNISEVPDLSDEYRKVMKEFAFRLEKLAEELLDLLCENLGLEKGYLKKAFYGSRGPTFGTKVANYPQCPNPELVKGLRAHTDAGGIILLFQDDKVSGLQLLKDGEWVDVPPMRHSIVVNLGDQLEVITNGKYKSVEHRVIAQTNGTRMSIASFYNPGSDAVIYPAPKLLEKETVEKNNVYPKFVFEEYMKIYAGLKFHAKEPRFEALKGSNENLGPIAII; translated from the exons ATGATGAACTTCCCAATTATCAGCTTGGAGAGACTCAATGGTGAGGAGAGAAAACACACCATGGAAAAAATAAAAGATGCTTGTGAGAATTGGGGATTCTTTGAG TTGGTGAATCATGGCATACCTCATGACCTTATGGACACATTGGAGAGGTTGACCAAAGAGCACTATAGGAAATGCATGGAGCAGAGGTTCAGGGAATTTGTATCAAACAGAGGCCTAGATGCTGTCCAAACTGAGGTCAAAGATATGGATTGGGAGAGCACCTTCCATGTTCGCCACCTCCCGGAATCAAACATTTCAGAGGTCCCTGATCTCAGTGATGAATACAG GAAGGTGATGAAGGAATTTGCTTTTAGGTTAGAGAAACTAGCAGAAGAGCTTTTGGACTTGTTATGTGAGAATCTAGGACTAGAGAAAGGGTATCTCAAAAAGGCTTTCTATGGATCAAGAGGACCAACTTTTGGAACCAAGGTAGCCAACTACCCTCAGTGCCCCAATCCAGAGTTGGTGAAGGGTCTTCGCGCTCACACCGATGCTGGCGGGATCATCCTTCTCTTCCAAGACGACAAGGTCAGTGGCCTACAGCTTCTCAAAGACGGCGAGTGGGTTGATGTTCCCCCAATGCGCCACTCCATTGTAGTCAACCTCGGTGATCAGCTCGAG GTTATAACAAATGGTAAATACAAGAGTGTGGAGCACCGTGTGATAGCACAAACTAATGGAACAAGAATGTCCATAGCCTCATTCTACAACCCTGGTTCTGATGCTGTAATCTACCCTGCTCCAAAATTGTTGGAAAAAGAAACAGTGGAAAAAAACAATGTGTACCCAAAATTTGTGTTTGAAGAGTACATGAAGATCTATGCTGGTTTGAAATTCCATGCTAAGGAACCAAGATTTGAAGCCTTGAAAGGATCAAATGAAAATTTGGGTCCAATTGcaattatttaa